One window from the genome of Ovis canadensis isolate MfBH-ARS-UI-01 breed Bighorn chromosome 21, ARS-UI_OviCan_v2, whole genome shotgun sequence encodes:
- the TMEM126A gene encoding transmembrane protein 126A, which produces MENHEPDGTIIKENLIDIIARKINQLPEAERNLLENGSTYVGLNAALCGLIANSLFRRILHVTQARIAAGLPMAVIPFLTANLSYKGFVSLPLNTGDLHCETCTITRGGLVGLVFGGLYPVFLAIPLNGGLAARYNSALLPEKGNILNYWIRISKPVFRKMLFPILLQTGFAAYLGSRQYKLLIKALQLPEPGLEIE; this is translated from the exons ATGGAAAATCATGAACCAGATGGTACTATCATCAAGGAGAACTTAATTGATATCATAGCCAGAAAAATTAACCAACTCCCAGAAGCAGAAAG GAATCTGCTTGAAAATGGATCAACTTATGTTGGACTTAATGCTGCTCTCTGTGGCCTAATAGCAAATAGCCTTTTTCGACGCATCTTACACGTGACACAGGCTCGTATAGCTGCTGGCTTACCAATGGCAGTGATCCCATTTTTGACAGCAAATTTATCTTACAAAGGTTTTGTAAGTTTACCTTTGAATACAG GTGATCTGCATTGTGAAACATGCACCATAACACGAGGCGGATTggttggtcttgtttttggtggcCTGTACCCTGTTTTCTTGGCTATCCCTCTGAATGGTGGCCTAGCAGCTAG GTATAATTCAGCCCTGCTACCAGAGAAAGGAAACATCTTAAATTACTGGATTAGGATTTCTAAGCCTGTCTTTAGAAAGATGTTATTTCCCATTTTGCTCCAGACTGGGTTTGCTGCATACCTCGGGTCTAGACAATATAAACTACTTATAAAGGCTCTTCAGTTACCAGAACCTGGCCTAGAAATTGAGTGA
- the TMEM126B gene encoding complex I assembly factor TMEM126B, mitochondrial isoform X2, whose amino-acid sequence MAALGREAGDNVRVAGVVPVGAAEVPKDIKIPTYTHGQSRPSLGDAKLRKPVVIEIIEKKIECLREEKTLNIHGTLTFGTTAAFSGMLTNFIFRHRLKVTHDVLKTYASLTALPFLSTIVSYKLLVTDALCSGIILFPCHQKEGFYLIGCCFVIQR is encoded by the exons ATGGCGGCGCTCGGGCGTGAGGCTGGAGACAACGTGCGGGTTGCCGGTGTGGTACCGGTGGGAGCTGCGGAAGTGCCTAAG GACATCAAGATACCAACATACACACATGGTCAGTCCAGGCCTTCTCTAGGAGATGCAAAACTCAGAAAACCAGTAGTCATCgaaatcatagaaaaaaaaattgaatgcctTAGAGAAGAAAA GACTTTAAATATACATGGAACACTGACTTTTGGAACAACAGCTGCTTTCTCTGGAATGTTGACAAACTTCATTTTCAGACATCGCTTAAAGGTCACACATGATGTTTTGAAGACATATGCATCATTGACTGCACTTCCATTTTTGTCTACCATAGTTTCTTATAAGCTTCTTGTAACAGATGCTTTGTGTTCAG gtATCATACTGTTCCCCTGCCACCAAAAGGAAGGGTTTTACTTAATTGGCTGCTGCTTTGTCATACAGAGATAA
- the TMEM126B gene encoding complex I assembly factor TMEM126B, mitochondrial isoform X1 has product MAALGREAGDNVRVAGVVPVGAAEVPKDIKIPTYTHGQSRPSLGDAKLRKPVVIEIIEKKIECLREEKTLNIHGTLTFGTTAAFSGMLTNFIFRHRLKVTHDVLKTYASLTALPFLSTIVSYKLLVTDALCSGNISQENCVLRSSLIGIACGVLYPTALAFSKNGRLAFKYHTVPLPPKGRVLLNWLLLCHTEIKAMVIPLILQTTFGIFHGLQHYAIFESTLEKTVHED; this is encoded by the exons ATGGCGGCGCTCGGGCGTGAGGCTGGAGACAACGTGCGGGTTGCCGGTGTGGTACCGGTGGGAGCTGCGGAAGTGCCTAAG GACATCAAGATACCAACATACACACATGGTCAGTCCAGGCCTTCTCTAGGAGATGCAAAACTCAGAAAACCAGTAGTCATCgaaatcatagaaaaaaaaattgaatgcctTAGAGAAGAAAA GACTTTAAATATACATGGAACACTGACTTTTGGAACAACAGCTGCTTTCTCTGGAATGTTGACAAACTTCATTTTCAGACATCGCTTAAAGGTCACACATGATGTTTTGAAGACATATGCATCATTGACTGCACTTCCATTTTTGTCTACCATAGTTTCTTATAAGCTTCTTGTAACAGATGCTTTGTGTTCAG GTAACATAAGCCAGGAAAATTGTGTTCTTAGAAGCTCACTGATTGGCATAGCATGTGGTGTTTTATATCCCACTGCTTTGGCTTTTTCTAAAAATGGGCGTCTAGCATTCAA gtATCATACTGTTCCCCTGCCACCAAAAGGAAGGGTTTTACTTAATTGGCTGCTGCTTTGTCATACAGAGATAAAAGCAATGGTGATCCCTCTCATCCTTCAGACAACCTTTGGAATATTTCATGGTCTGCAGCACTATGCAATATTTGAAAGTACACTTGAGAAAACTGTACATGAAGATTAA